Part of the Brevibacillus brevis genome is shown below.
TTCGTCGGAAAATGCGGAGAACTCTTACAGGCTTACCATCATATTTTGTAGTACGACTGGATGGCGAGGAGGGACAGTCATGCGTGTTGAACGCCTTGGTCAAGATAAAATACGAATCTTTTTAACGTTTGACGACCTGTCAGAGCGCGGGATAGAGAAAGAAGACATGTGGCGTGACATTCCTAAAGTACATGAACTGTTCAACGACATGATGGAGCAGGCGTATCATGAATTGGGTTTTGAAGTGTCAGGGCCTGTTGCCGTTGAAGTGTTCGCCTTGCCAGCTCAGGGGATGGTCGTAATCGTGACACGGGGCAAGACCGGCTCGAAGGAAGGAAAAGAAGAAGAGGAATTCGACGACGAAGACGTGTATGAGCTTGAGGTGACGTTGGAGGAAAGCGACCTCATCATCTACGCCTTCCGAGATTTTGAGCATATGGTCGAAGCCGCTCATCGCATAAACGCTCTTTTGACAAATGGTGGTTCCGCTTATTTCTACCAGGGCAAATATCATTTGGTGCTGGAAGAGGTGGAACTGGATCAGGAGCGCTACCACAAGCTGATTGCGATTCTCTCTGAGTACGGGGAAGCGACGCCGACAACCATTTACGTGCTGGAGGAATACGGAAAAGTTGTCGTGGCAGATGATGCAGTCAAGGAAATATGCAGGCATTTCACATGATCGCTTGAAAGCCTGGGAAGATAAAAACAGCACCTAGTCAACCGCTAGGTGCTTTTGCTGTTTTCAGGGGTCGTTTTTTGACTTTTTGGTCTCTTTTTGGTCTTGAAATTTTGGCAAAAGAAAGGGAAGTTTCCGATTTTTCGCGTTACTGCCAACGCTTTGCCCGCAGAGGCGCTGGTCAGAGTGTTGGGGGTTTGTGGAAAAGGTGTTGCCGGTCTGGAAGAAAAACGTTTGCGAATGCCCCGTCTGAAGCAAAAAATACGCATTCTCCGAAAAAAATTGTCCATGAATAAACTTCCATCATTTCACCATGTTACGGCGGAACGGTTTCACTCAACTGGTAATGAAACGGCCCCATTTGGGGAGCCTACACATATGGACGTTATCGCATTTTCGTGCTTGTACAGTCAATTCAGACTACTCATATCAACGTTTTTGGCTGCTGGAAATCCTTTGAATGAATATGCGCATGAAACGAAGAAAACGCTTCCGAATTGGAAAAAAGGTTTTTTTTACGCTTCTCATCCGAAAGACAAACATGTATACTAAAGGCTGCGTTTACCGATAACATTTTTGAGGTGGTAAGTAATGGGTAATCAAGACGTGGTAACCGAAAGCACCCAAGGGAATGAAAAGCAAGAAAGCATGAACTTGCTGAAATCTACTCAAGTGGTGATCAAGGAAGCACTGGAGAAACTAGGTTACCAAGAATCGATGTATGAACTCTTGAAGGAGCCGCTGCGCGTTCTGACCGTACGCATTCCCGTTCGCATGGATAACGGCGAAGTGAAAGTGTTTACGGGCTATCGTGCACAGCACAACGATGCTGTAGGTCCGACCAAGGGGGGCATTCGTTTCCACCCGGAAGTTACTGAGGATGAAGTTAAAGCACTTTCTATCTGGATGAGCCTCAAAGCAGGTATCGTCGATCTGCCATACGGTGGCGGTAAAGGCGGTATCATTTGCGACCCGCGTGAAATGTCTTTCCGTGAACTGGAGAGACTGAGCCGCGGTTACGTTCGCGCAATCAGCCAGCTTGTGGGACCGACGAAAGACATTCCGGCTCCGGACGTCTTTACGAACTCGCAAATCATGGCATGGATGATGGACGAATATAGCCGTATCCGTGAATTTGACTCCCCTGGTTTCATTACGGGCAAACCGATCGCACTGGGTGGTTCCCATGGCCGTGAAACAGCTACGGCGAAAGGTGTAACCATCTGCATCCGCGAAGCTGCCAAACGCCGCAACATCGACGTGAAGGGCGCTCGCGTAGTAATCCAAGGCTTTGGTAACGCAGGTAGCTACCTGGCGAAATTCATGCACGATGCAGGTGCGAAAGTAGTGGGAATTTCCGACGCATACGGCGCTCTGCACGATCCGAACGGTCTGGACATCGACTATCTGCTCGATCGCCGCGACTCTTTCGGAACCGTGACCAAGCTGTTCAACAACACGATCACAAACAAAGAACTGCTCGAACTGGAATGCGATATCTTGGTGCCGGCAGCCATTGAAAACCAAATCACTGCTGCAAACGCTCACAATATCAAGGCGCAGATCGTGGTGGAAGCAGCAAACGGTCCGACCACTCTCGAAGCGACCAAAATCTTGACAGAACGCGGTATCCTGCTCGTTCCGGACGTACTGGCAAGTGCAGGCGGCGTGACTGTGTCCTACTTCGAGTGGGTGCAAAACAACCAAGGCTACTACTGGACAGAAGAAGAAGTGGAAGAAAAACTGGAACAAGTGATGGTTCGTTCTTTCGAGAACGTATACTCCCTGTCCCAAACACGCCGCGTAGACATGCGCCTTTCCGCATACATGGTGGGGGCACGCAAAATGGCAGAAGCATCCCGCTTCCGTGGCTGGGTATAATCGAAGTTCCGTTCTGTACTCCGCATCCCATAACCAAAACCCCTCTTTGGCCAAAACCAAGGAGGGGTTTTTTTATCATCCGCCGTTTACTGATCAAACAGCTTCTGCAATTGTTGAAAATCGCGGGTGTGCTGGAGGGTTACCATCAGTTTCAGCCGTGCTTTTTGTCCATTCAGGCCGTTGGAGAAGATGACGCCGAGCTCCTTCAACTGGCGTCCGCCGCCTTCGTAATCATAGACGTCCTGCACCTGTCCGTTGTAGCAGCGGGAGACGAGCACGATCGGAATGCCTTTCGCCAACACCTGTTTCAATGTAGGGAGGATGGCAGGGGGGAGGTTGCCAAGGCCGAATGCTTCAATGACCAGACCGTCGATCGGCTGCTCCAGCAAAAATTGCAGCCAGGAGGGATCCATCCCCGCTACCGCCTTGATCAGCGGCACGTTGGCATCCGCATGAGTGATGGCGTAATGCTCGCGTGTGAGGGGAGCGTGGTGATAGTGCACATGTTTCTTGGCGATGGTGCCGATTGGACCGTATTGAGGCGATTGGAAGGTCGCCACGTTGCTCGTGTGGGTCTTGGTTACGTGGCAAGCCGCATGAATTTCATCGTTGAAAACCACCAGCACGCCTTTGTTCACACTGTCAGGATCGGCGGCGGTCCGAACGGACGATATCAGATTGACAGGGCCGTCTGCTCCGAGCTCGTTGCTGCTTCGCATGGCTCCGGTTACGACGACGGGGATCGTCAGGGCCAAAGTCAGATCGAGGAAGTACGCGGTTTCCTCCAATGTATCCGTGCCGTGGGTGATCACGAGTCCGTCGTACGGCTGGGCGGCGAGCTCCTGTTCGATGTGCAGCCGCAGTTGGTTCATAATGGCAGGAGTCATATGCGGGCTTGGCAAATTCAGGACATTTTTCATCGTGATGTCGGCATAGCGTTCGAGGAATGGCACAATTTTGTTGACCGCTTGATCGTCCAGCGGTTTTACGCCTTCTGTGTCGTCGACAGACATGGCGATGGTGCCGCCTGTATTGAGTACCAGTATTTTTTTCAACATGATCTCTCTCCTGTAACGGGTTTTCAGCAACCAGTATTCATGGTACGATGAATATCAGCCTTGTGTAAAGGAGCAATACGCAGATGATTGCTATGATCGGAGCGGCAGTCGCCCCCGGTATTGCCATCTTGAGCTATTTTTACCTGCGTGATAGCCTGGAACCGGAGCCGATTTCGATGGTGATCCGGTCATTTATCTTTGGGGTGCTGCTGGTGATCCCTGTCATGGTGATCCAGTACATCATGCAGAATGAGTGGAACTGGCGGGACGGCATTGTCGCGGAAGTGTTCCAATCCGCAGTAGTAGAGGAATTTTTCAAATGGATGGTCATTTTTTTTACAGCGTACAAACATGTAGAATTCGATGAGCCGTATGACGGGATCGTATACGCCGTGGCAGTTTCGCTCGGCTTCGCTACGTTGGAAAACCTGTTTTACTTGATTATCAATGGAATGGATATCGCCTTATGGCGGGCTCTGTTGCCGGTGTCCAGCCATGCCTTGTTCGCAGTGTGGATGGGATATTATCTGGGATTGGCGAAGTTCTCCAAGTCCGCTGTCAAAGAGCGGGTGTTTCTCTGGGTCTCAGTAGCTTTGCCAATCGGATTGCATGCGTTGTACAACGCCATCTTTTTGTCTGTCCAAAACTGGCTGGTGGTAATCGTACCGTTCATGCTCATCCTCTGGTGGCAAGGGCTGAAAAAGGTGCAGCGCGCCCACGATTTCGGTTCTAAAAAGCTCTCTTCGCGTCCACAATAGACGAGAGGAGGAGACGAAACGTGCTGAAAAACCAACGTGCAAAAGTTACCATTCGCTGCAATGTCTGTGGAGAAAAATTCACCCTGAGGGGCCGCCGCGAGCCGGGTGGACAGGTAGAAACAGGCTTCAAGCAATGCCTGTGCGACAATGACAAGCATTTCAGTGTAGACGAGACTTGACAGAGAGGCCGATGCGTTTTTGCGCGTCGGTCTTTTTTGTATGGCAAGCGGAGCTCTCCCCAGAATCTGTGTATAATCCATACTTCCTCCACTAACACTATGCAGAGACTTCACGAAAAGCCAAAGGGGATGTAGCTTCAGGGCTACACGATTCCGCTTTTCTGGATTAGTTTTTGACTGCTGAAAGGAGGAGTATAACATATGGTTTACGGAGCTACTGCACGCATCTTGTTTCCCGTAGCCCTGGTCGCGCTGGTAGGGGCGGGTGTGTGGGGGTATCAGGAGCACAATGAGAAAAACTCGGTGCTGATCAAGGCGGAAAACTCATATCAACGGGCTTTTCATGATCTGACATACCACGTGGACAAACTTCATGACGAATTGGGGAAGGCGCTGGTCGTCAATTCGCGCCGCCAGATGACTCCTACATTGACGAGCGTATGGCGCCTCGCCTATGCGGCCCAGTCTGACGTGGGGCAATTGCCGCTCACGTTGATGCCGTTCAGCAAGACGGAAGAAATGCTTTCCCGGGTCGCAGATTTCTCCTACCGGGTAGCTGTGAGAGATCTGGACAAGCAACCGCTGACCGAAAAAGAATACGGCACGCTGAAAAGCTTGCATAAGCATTCCGCCGATATTCAAAATGAGCTGCGCAAGGTGCAGTCCAATGTCATCAATAATCAGCTGCGCTGGATGGATGTGGAGACGGCACTTGCTTCCGACGACAAAAAATCGGACAACACGATTGTCGACGGATTCCAAACCATCGAGAAAAAGGTGCAGGAGTATCCGGACCTGGATTGGGGAGTCGGCATCCAAAGCCTGGATAAAAAGAAACAGCAGCGGATCAAAGGGCTCGATGGCAAAACGATCACCAAGGAGGATGCTCAGCGCATCGCGACGGAGTTTTTGAGAGACAAGGCGAAGGGTGCCCGAATAGAAGTGGATGAGAACGGGCAGGGCCAGCAATACAATGCGTTTAGCGTTCGAGTGAGCTCTCCCGACCAAAAGCATACGACCCACCTGGACGTGACGAAACGCGGCGGGAAAGTGGTCTGGATGATGAACGAACGTGCGGTAGGCAAAGAAACCATCGACATGAAGCAGGGAGAAGAGCTCGGACGCAAGTTTTTGGAGCACCGCGGCTTCAAGGATATGGCCGTGACAGAGACGGACAGCTACGGAAACAGCGCCGTGTACACGTTTGTCCCGATGAAGGATGGGGTACGCATTTACCCGGACTCCATGACGGTTCAAGTCGCTCTCGACAATGGGGAAGTCACCGGGTTCAATGCGACCGAGTACTTGTTCAACAACAAGCAGCGCACGTTGCCCAAGCCGCGTATCACCAAGGAGGAGGCGCGGAAAAAAGTCAATCCGAGCGTGAAGGTGACGAGTGAACGTCTGGCTCTGATCGAAGGCAAGAACGACGGAAACGAAGTGCTCGTCTGGGAAATGGCTTGCGACTTCGACAACAGCCCCTACATGATCTACATTAATGCGGAGAACGGGGAAGAGGAAGAAGTCGTGAAAATGGATACCGGAAAAGGTGATCGTGCGGAGAGGTAAAATCATGTGCGGCAATAGTGGGGGAAGCCTTGATTTTAGTGGCTTTCCCCATTTGCCGTAACGCAGCGCATGGGTATATAATGGAAACGTGAGAGGGGAAAAAGGAGGAACGTTTCCACATGTTGCTACCAAGAATTGGACAATCAATACGACTCAGTTTTACGGGTTCCTCTGAAGAGACGCGGGAGCATACTTACAAGAGCAGAATCGTGGACATTCAAGACGAGATTGCGTTAATCGAATTGCCGACCAATGAAGATACGGGTCGCACAGGCTTGTTCGGGGCGGGGGAAGCCTGCGAAGTCTGGTATCTGGGGGAGGATGGCTCCCGGTTCGATTTCCGTTCCACGATCGTGGGCAGGAGAAGCGAGCACATCCCGGTGTTGTTTTTGCAATTGCCCGCAAAGGATGCCATTCACCGTACGCAGCGTCGCAACTATTTGCGGATTGACTCTTCCCTGGACGTTGCCATCAAGCTGGACGACCCCATCAGGCGCTATCATTTTCTCGCCAGAACGGTCGATATCAGCGGCGGGGGCTTGTCTTTTACCTGTGAAGAATCATACCGGCTGCAAACGGGCGACAAGGTCCAGGTGTGGATATCCATGCCGAACAAATCGGGAGCTGTGCAGCATGCAAGCGCAGTCATGGAGGTCGTACGCCAGAAGCCGGCCGAGAAAAAAGGCTTGCATCAGTGGATTTCGGGCAAGTTTGTGCAAATCAGCGAACAGGATCGGGCAAAAGTGGTCCGCGCATGCTATGAAAGACAGTTGGAGCTACGCAAAAAGGGAGTTGTTGAGTAACATCCGATCCAAAAGGACGTGAAGCAGGTGACGAGTCAGTACAACGAGTGCTTTCGACGTTTCGCAGGCAGGATGGAAAAAGGCATCATGATCGGAATTGTTGTTTGTGCGATGGCTCTCACCGTCGGAGAAATGCTGATCCAGTACGCGCCGACGCGGCTGTTTCTGGTCGAGACGGAGCGGCTGGAAGGAGTTTCTAGACTCCCATGAGGGTTTGCGCAAGCTTCCATACTATGGTACTATTATAGATAACATAGAAACAGGCAGATGTATGGTAGAGGCTTCGACAGAAGCTTTTCTTGTTTCTATTCC
Proteins encoded:
- a CDS encoding genetic competence negative regulator, encoding MRVERLGQDKIRIFLTFDDLSERGIEKEDMWRDIPKVHELFNDMMEQAYHELGFEVSGPVAVEVFALPAQGMVVIVTRGKTGSKEGKEEEEFDDEDVYELEVTLEESDLIIYAFRDFEHMVEAAHRINALLTNGGSAYFYQGKYHLVLEEVELDQERYHKLIAILSEYGEATPTTIYVLEEYGKVVVADDAVKEICRHFT
- a CDS encoding Glu/Leu/Phe/Val dehydrogenase; this encodes MNLLKSTQVVIKEALEKLGYQESMYELLKEPLRVLTVRIPVRMDNGEVKVFTGYRAQHNDAVGPTKGGIRFHPEVTEDEVKALSIWMSLKAGIVDLPYGGGKGGIICDPREMSFRELERLSRGYVRAISQLVGPTKDIPAPDVFTNSQIMAWMMDEYSRIREFDSPGFITGKPIALGGSHGRETATAKGVTICIREAAKRRNIDVKGARVVIQGFGNAGSYLAKFMHDAGAKVVGISDAYGALHDPNGLDIDYLLDRRDSFGTVTKLFNNTITNKELLELECDILVPAAIENQITAANAHNIKAQIVVEAANGPTTLEATKILTERGILLVPDVLASAGGVTVSYFEWVQNNQGYYWTEEEVEEKLEQVMVRSFENVYSLSQTRRVDMRLSAYMVGARKMAEASRFRGWV
- a CDS encoding asparaginase; its protein translation is MLKKILVLNTGGTIAMSVDDTEGVKPLDDQAVNKIVPFLERYADITMKNVLNLPSPHMTPAIMNQLRLHIEQELAAQPYDGLVITHGTDTLEETAYFLDLTLALTIPVVVTGAMRSSNELGADGPVNLISSVRTAADPDSVNKGVLVVFNDEIHAACHVTKTHTSNVATFQSPQYGPIGTIAKKHVHYHHAPLTREHYAITHADANVPLIKAVAGMDPSWLQFLLEQPIDGLVIEAFGLGNLPPAILPTLKQVLAKGIPIVLVSRCYNGQVQDVYDYEGGGRQLKELGVIFSNGLNGQKARLKLMVTLQHTRDFQQLQKLFDQ
- the prsW gene encoding glutamic-type intramembrane protease PrsW; the encoded protein is MIAMIGAAVAPGIAILSYFYLRDSLEPEPISMVIRSFIFGVLLVIPVMVIQYIMQNEWNWRDGIVAEVFQSAVVEEFFKWMVIFFTAYKHVEFDEPYDGIVYAVAVSLGFATLENLFYLIINGMDIALWRALLPVSSHALFAVWMGYYLGLAKFSKSAVKERVFLWVSVALPIGLHALYNAIFLSVQNWLVVIVPFMLILWWQGLKKVQRAHDFGSKKLSSRPQ
- the ypeB gene encoding germination protein YpeB; the encoded protein is MVYGATARILFPVALVALVGAGVWGYQEHNEKNSVLIKAENSYQRAFHDLTYHVDKLHDELGKALVVNSRRQMTPTLTSVWRLAYAAQSDVGQLPLTLMPFSKTEEMLSRVADFSYRVAVRDLDKQPLTEKEYGTLKSLHKHSADIQNELRKVQSNVINNQLRWMDVETALASDDKKSDNTIVDGFQTIEKKVQEYPDLDWGVGIQSLDKKKQQRIKGLDGKTITKEDAQRIATEFLRDKAKGARIEVDENGQGQQYNAFSVRVSSPDQKHTTHLDVTKRGGKVVWMMNERAVGKETIDMKQGEELGRKFLEHRGFKDMAVTETDSYGNSAVYTFVPMKDGVRIYPDSMTVQVALDNGEVTGFNATEYLFNNKQRTLPKPRITKEEARKKVNPSVKVTSERLALIEGKNDGNEVLVWEMACDFDNSPYMIYINAENGEEEEVVKMDTGKGDRAER
- a CDS encoding flagellar brake domain-containing protein, translated to MLLPRIGQSIRLSFTGSSEETREHTYKSRIVDIQDEIALIELPTNEDTGRTGLFGAGEACEVWYLGEDGSRFDFRSTIVGRRSEHIPVLFLQLPAKDAIHRTQRRNYLRIDSSLDVAIKLDDPIRRYHFLARTVDISGGGLSFTCEESYRLQTGDKVQVWISMPNKSGAVQHASAVMEVVRQKPAEKKGLHQWISGKFVQISEQDRAKVVRACYERQLELRKKGVVE